From a region of the Toxotes jaculatrix isolate fToxJac2 chromosome 7, fToxJac2.pri, whole genome shotgun sequence genome:
- the LOC121184969 gene encoding protein C2-DOMAIN ABA-RELATED 4-like has translation MKLAVFVSLLVVLPFQALAGSCVGKTVDVWVANGHGLTGDGLQDPDPYVVVKIGEDTQKTRVIHSNANPGWWEKLTFYQVTSDFMRIEVWEADEGLRGDDDHLGTCMELMDSRGSSFHVVQCTVKDSGFVKVFYKCY, from the exons ATGAAGCTTGCTGTATTTGTTTCCCTGCTGGTGGTTTTACCATTCCAGGCTTTAGCTGGTTCATGTGTTGGTAAAACAGTGGACGTATGGGTGGCAAATGGCCATGGACTTACAGGGGATGGACTCCAAGACCCAGATCCCTATGTTGTG GTGAAAATCGGCGAAGACACCCAAAAAACCAGAGTCATTCATTCAAACGCCAACCCAGGGTGGTGGGAGAAGCTCACCTTTTACCAGGTCACCAGTGACTTTATGAGAATTGAAGTGTGGGAAGCTGACGAGGGACTCCGCGGTGATGATGACCACCTGGGAACCTGCATGGAGCTGATGGACTCAAGAGGTTCCAGCTTCCACGTGGTGCAGTGCACTGTGAAGGACTCTGGTTTTGTCAAAGTCTTTTACAAGTGTTACTAA
- the LOC121184750 gene encoding protein C2-DOMAIN ABA-RELATED 4-like, protein MKLAVFVSLLVVLPFQALAGSCVGKTVDVWVANGHGLTGDGLQDPDPYVVIKIGEDTQKTRVIHSDANPGWWEKFTFYQVTSDFMRIEVWEADEGLRGDDDHLGTCMELMDSGGSSFHVVQCTVKDSGFVKVFYKCY, encoded by the exons ATGAAGCTTGCTGTATTCGTTTCCCTGCTGGTGGTTTTACCATTCCAGGCTTTAGCTGGTTCATGTGTTGGTAAAACAGTGGACGTATGGGTGGCAAATGGCCATGGACTTACAGGGGATGGACTCCAAGACCCAGATCCCTATGTTGTG ATAAAAATCGGCGAAGACACCCAAAAAACCAGAGTCATTCATTCAGACGCCAACCCAGGGTGGTGGGAGAAGTTCACCTTTTACCAGGTCACCAGTGACTTTATGAGAATTGAAGTGTGGGAAGCTGACGAGGGACTCCGCGGTGATGATGACCACCTGGGAACCTGCATGGAGCTGATGGACTCAGGAGGTTCCAGCTTCCACGTGGTGCAGTGTACTGTGAAGGACTCTGGTTTTGTCAAAGTCTTTTACAAGTGTTACTAA